A genomic window from Acinetobacter chinensis includes:
- the pbpG gene encoding D-alanyl-D-alanine endopeptidase PBP7/8: MKKSRKFLTHVLGMSVLLSISTAGMAELVVNPGQTNSGQATLSWSSEEASQLLNGDASVASLNSSEEFSPQGSTKVTTSVRNGGAVSTSAPKAAYIADTSSYSSQPSVNARAALVMDAQTGEVLYSKNTNTALPIASITKLMTAVVTADARLNMSEEITLQQIDFAGAGGKNSSSTLKAGDTMNRAEMLLVALMKSENPAAAALARTYPGGRSAFVAAMNAKARQLGMNSTHYVESTGLDVRNIASARDLGILVSASSQYGLIRQFSTTAHYDFNLGYRVLKSNNTNALVRNGGWNINISKTGYINEAGRCVVMHTTVNNRPAVVVLLGASSSQARTNDATNLMNWVSQLPKRI, encoded by the coding sequence GTGAAAAAGTCCAGAAAATTTTTAACGCATGTACTGGGGATGTCCGTTCTTCTGAGTATCAGCACGGCTGGTATGGCAGAACTGGTGGTCAATCCTGGGCAGACTAATTCGGGGCAGGCAACACTCAGCTGGTCGTCAGAAGAGGCGAGTCAGTTACTGAATGGTGATGCTTCTGTAGCAAGTCTGAACAGCTCTGAGGAATTTTCACCTCAGGGTTCGACCAAAGTGACAACTTCTGTACGCAATGGCGGTGCTGTCAGTACTTCAGCGCCAAAGGCAGCTTATATTGCTGATACCTCAAGCTATTCCAGTCAGCCTTCGGTAAATGCCCGTGCAGCACTGGTCATGGATGCGCAGACCGGTGAGGTGCTGTACAGTAAAAATACCAATACGGCATTGCCAATTGCGTCCATTACCAAACTGATGACAGCGGTCGTGACTGCAGATGCAAGACTGAACATGTCTGAAGAAATTACTTTGCAGCAGATTGATTTCGCCGGTGCGGGTGGTAAGAACTCCAGTTCAACATTAAAAGCCGGAGATACCATGAACCGTGCTGAAATGCTGTTGGTGGCACTGATGAAATCTGAAAATCCGGCTGCTGCTGCACTTGCACGTACCTATCCAGGTGGACGTTCTGCATTTGTTGCTGCAATGAATGCCAAAGCGCGTCAGCTGGGTATGAATTCAACTCATTATGTTGAGTCGACTGGACTCGATGTACGTAATATTGCTTCGGCACGTGACCTGGGAATTCTGGTCAGTGCTTCTTCACAGTACGGTCTGATCCGTCAGTTCTCTACAACAGCACATTATGACTTCAACCTGGGTTATCGCGTTTTAAAATCGAACAATACCAATGCACTGGTACGTAACGGTGGCTGGAACATCAATATCTCCAAAACTGGATATATCAATGAAGCAGGACGCTGTGTGGTAATGCATACAACGGTTAATAACCGTCCGGCAGTTGTGGTTCTGCTTGGTGCAAGTTCTTCACAGGCTCGTACCAATGATGCGACAAACCTGATGAACTGGGTCAGTCAGTTACCAAAACGTATTTAA